In Synergistaceae bacterium, a single genomic region encodes these proteins:
- the ysxC gene encoding ribosome biogenesis GTP-binding protein YsxC, whose translation MPGWRASYECSSFKTDQLPAGGVSEIAVAGRSNVGKSSLINKLLGARLAHVGATPGKTRSINFFLVERDGAPAFRLVDLPGFGYASRSKSERDQWARLVGAYTAGRENLVLILHLVDFRHGLLKNDIALREWLDGVGIPGLVVFTKGDKISRGRHKSTRNAYIRSGLKSVDMPIITSSKDGTGVGELRLFIESYLAMPD comes from the coding sequence ATGCCCGGATGGAGGGCATCCTACGAGTGCTCCTCGTTCAAGACCGATCAGCTCCCGGCAGGAGGAGTAAGCGAGATCGCGGTCGCCGGGCGCTCGAACGTCGGCAAGTCCTCTCTGATCAACAAACTTTTGGGTGCGCGCCTGGCTCACGTCGGCGCCACGCCGGGGAAGACCAGGAGCATAAACTTCTTCCTGGTCGAACGTGACGGGGCGCCCGCATTCAGACTGGTCGACCTTCCAGGCTTCGGCTACGCCTCCAGAAGCAAGAGCGAACGCGACCAGTGGGCGCGCCTGGTGGGGGCCTACACGGCCGGGCGTGAGAACCTCGTGCTCATCCTGCACCTCGTGGATTTCAGGCACGGCCTTTTGAAAAACGACATCGCCCTCAGGGAATGGCTGGACGGGGTCGGGATCCCCGGGCTCGTTGTCTTCACGAAAGGAGACAAGATCTCTAGAGGAAGGCATAAGTCCACGCGAAACGCATACATACGAAGCGGATTGAAATCCGTGGACATGCCCATAATAACCTCAAGCAAGGACGGCACCGGAGTGGGCGAGCTGAGGCTGTTCATCGAATCGTATCTCGCAATGCCGGATTGA